TATTAATGAAACAAGAATTATGATTATAATAGAACTTCCATTATTTCGATCCCTTCCTGCACCATATATTCCTCCAAAAAATCCGAATTGCATCATTTGCCATGCTATGGTTGAAAACAAACTAGCGAGCGTTATTACCATTACATCTCGATTTTTTATGTGAGTTAATTCGTGTGCCAAAACTCCCTCTAATTCATCAGGCTCCAATATTTCTAACAGTCCTGTAGTAACAGCGACCACAGAACTGCGATGGCCTTTGCCTGTAGCGAACGCATTTGGAATTCTGTTGTTTACTACAGCAATCTTGGGTTTGGGCAAATTATTGTTAGAGACTATATTTTCTACCATAGAGTGCAAACTTCCATATTGTTCCTTGGTAACTATTTTTGCCCCAGTACTCCATAGAACTAGTCTATCTGAAAAAAACCACTGACCCAGAATAAAAACTGCTGAAATTAATACTATTGGAAAAAAGCCCAGGCCAAAATAAGCCAAAACTGTGATAAAAACAATATATAAAAAGGCCAATATACTTAAGCAAATTACTATTCTTACTGTTATACCAGTATCCCTTTTTTTCCAACTCTCCATTTATTTATATTTGGATGATTTGCTATTTAATCATGATATTTATTGTTTCTTTGTTCCCCCCCATAAGAAAAGATAGATGAAATACAGTGTTAGCAATTCCGGAACTTTATAGTTTAATGAAAATCGTATATAGTACATAACACAGCAATAAGGCTCGGATTTTTTTTGATAATTGATCATAACTATATGATGATCCCCCATCTAGAAAATTTAAAATCCCCTCGGTAGTGTTCGTTAAGGATATTTCTTAATGTGCCTCTTCTCTTTAGCTACACTGGATAAGGAAATTCAAGGAATCGTGCGGTCTCTTTAGCTACACTGGATAAGGAAATTCAAGGAATCGTGCGGTCTCTTTGCCAACATGTGTCCCAAAAAAATGACTTACAAGGTATAAAGATAACCTTATGCCTGAAGCAACCCCTGCAGAAGTAAATATAGGTCCCTCGATTGTAAAAACCACATTTTTTTGTATCTGTGCTTTGGGTGCAGATTCGCGTAGAAAATTGTATGCTCTCCAATGAGTGGTAGCTTTTTTTCCATCCAAAAGTCCCGCCCTTCCAATTAGACTCGAACCCGTACATACTGATGCGGTTAAATTGGATTTTGCAGATAGTTTTGATATCTCTTGGATCAGTACAGAATTATTTACCTCTCTACGTGTACCCCACCCCCCAGGTATAACAAATAAATCCAAATCTGGACAATCATCAAAAGTAAAATCCGGAATTAGTTTTAATCCTCCGATTGCGATAACAGGTGTTTTTTTTTCAGACAATAGTACAACTCGAAATGGCGATGTGGTTTCATATCTTTTGTCTTCATCAAGCCGTGTCATAGAAAAAACTTCGAATGGACCGGCAACATCCAGAACTTCTACGTCGTTAAATATCAAAATTCCTACAGTCTTCACACTAGAATTTTTTTTTTCCGTTGTAGATAACATATCTAAATGCATAATAACGCCACCTTTATTTTTCACTGTATTGATTTTAAAATTTCAACGAATTATCAGGGTTTAGACTTACACCATCATTAAGATATAGTATAGGTCTCATGAGGTCAGCATTTATACTTGTACCTTCTCACCTTTACCATACAAATTCCCAAATTTTACTTTTTATTATGATGTCTGGCCGGCTTGAAATAGACAAACGATTATTCATTTATACAATATATGCGAACTAGTATCATGAAAGTCCAGGCCTTTGCGGCAACCAAACCGGGATCAAAATTGAAACCTTTTGAATATGAACTAGGACCACTCAAACCTGATGAAGTCGACATAGATATCGAATATTGTGGCATATGTCATAGCGATCTACACATGCTCAAGAATGAATGGGGAATCACAAAATATCCATTTGTCCCAGGACATGAGATCATAGGAAAAATTTCAGCCGTTGGAAAAATGGTAACTCATTTAAAAACAGGTCAACGAGTTGGAGTGGGATGGAGATCTCGTTCATGTCAAACATGTGAACAATGTTTGAGTGGCTATCATAACCGATGTTTCACTGGAGAGGATGTAATTGTAAGTAGACATGGCGGATTTGGAAACAAGGTCCGTTGTCAAGCCTTATGGGCTTTTCCACTCCCAGATAAACTAGACATTAAAACAGCAGGGCCACTCTTTTGTGGTGGTATTACAGTATTTAGCCCCATCATTCAAAATGGGATCAAGGCTACAGATCACGTAGGAGTGGTAGGGATAGGAGGGCTTGGCCATATGGCTCTTCTTTTTCTCAAAGCATGGGGTTGTGAAGTTACAGCTTTCTCTACCAATCCTAAAAAAGAGAAAGAGGTCCGGAAATTTGGTGCACATCATTTCATAAATTCCAATAATTTGGATAATCTGAGTTCATTGACAAATAAATTTAATCTGATCATTGTAACGGCAAATGTTGAGATAGATTGGGACGCCTATATCAATACTCTAGCCCCAGGAGGAAGATTACATATTGTTGGTGCGGTTCCACAGGTTAGGGCCACTATGTCTCCATTGATTTCTCATGAAAGATCAATAGGAGGCTCCCCTACAGGAGGTCCTGCGGTTATCTTGAGTATGCTCGGTTTTTGTACGCGACATCAGATCGGGCCACTTGTTGAGGAATATCCATTGTCCAAAGTCAATGAAGCCCTTGAACATCTAGAAGCAGGAAAAGCAAGATATCGTATTATATTAAGAAATGATCTGACTTAACCAATTATTGAGGAAATCTCATTTCTGTTTAAGATATAGTTATACTATTCCAACCAAATTCTAAATCACTTTTTTTCATTTTAATAAATTTAATCAAATAATAAAAGAAAAAAATGGTGCCTCCAATTAGTATTAATTCATTTGTTTTCTTAGCGAATTTTCAAGACTTGACTTCATTAAAGTTCAATAAGCAACAGATTTTCTTGCTAGTTTAAACATACTTTCTTTATAACGATGTACCTATGATTAGTTTTTTTTAATTGCCTTTTGATGGTAAGATCAGTGTAAACTCGGAACCTTCAATTTTGTTATTTCTATCGTAACAATTTTTAGCCCATATCATGCCCTTGTGCGCCTCGATTATTTTTTTTGAAATGTACAATCCCAATCCTGTTCCTTTCCGTGATTTTGATACAAACTTTGTGAATAGATTGGGTAGAATTTCTGGATCTATCCCGCTCCCCGAATCACTAATGGTCAATCGAATCTCATGGGTTGCCATGTTCTCATTTAACCGCAGAGTGATTGTCCCCCTTTCTGTAAATTCAACTGCATTCTCTAAGATGTTCATGATGACCTGAATTATTCGTGTTCTATCAGCAAATACAAATCCATAATTTCTATTGCTTTCAGGATTAATATTATTGCAACCATTGAGTCTGGAATCGTACAGAATTTCCAACTGATTCTTATTTAAGAGATGTATATTATTATTGTATTCTCTTACAATTTCTATTACAAGTTTCTCTAAATTAAAATTCTCTTTATTTAGTATCAATAACTCATTTTCTAGTTGGGTAACATCCAATACTTTATCAATCAAACGTGCAAGCCTCTTTGTGCTCTGATTCATAGTAACAATAAAGTTACTATATTTTTCGATGTTGCCCTTGGTATTCATCAATATATCGGAAAACCCTAATAATGATTGCACAGGGTTTCTAAGTTCATGCGCCGCAATATTAATAAATTCTTTCTGTAACCTGTCTTGTACTTTTAGTTTATCGTATAGTTCCGCTTGATTCCAAAGAGCTTCAAATATAGACGCATATGATTTAGAAATCCTGTGACTATTTGAATAGGATGAAAGTCCAATAGACTCAACCATATCAATCGAAGGTATATTTTTTGATTCGATTATCAATGATTTATTCTTATCAACAATTAAGAATCCTATCTCAGTAAATAACCTGCTGTTTAAAATTTTCAATTTAAAATTTTCGACATCCTTAAATTGAAATTCCATCGGGACCCCACCAGAGTTAGAACTGCCAGGAATATTTCCATTAAATTTATCAAACAGTGTCAAAATTTTGTGCTGCATTTCATTATCAGTTTCCTCAACGATAAGGATTCTGATATTTACATTCTTTTTTGATTGAGCGATATTCTTCATAAATTCCATCATTCCCGATTCTACCTGTCTCAAAAATGAATTAAAATTGGGAAGAATGCCTAAAATTTCATATTTAGCAGATGATATCAACGTACGAATCAATTTCACTGACTCCTCAGGATCATCGATTGTCTCTATAAACGATAATTCGGTCTCCTCTTCTAGTGACTTTATGATTCTTTCTGGATCTTTGCTATTCTTCCAAAGCTCTTCAAATACATTTGTGAAATGATCTAGATATGATGGGTCATTACTATACAAAATACTATCAGTAGGATCGTTTTCTCCTGTTCTCTTAACAGATATAATAAGATCAGAATTACTGACAGTGTAGTCGATAGAAGATATATCTTTGCTATGTCTAATTTGTATTCCTAAATTCAGAAATTCTTTAATTATTTCTAGATTGTCTCTATTGATCTCGACAAGGATTCGTATTCGTTTATGCGCATTTATCCCCTCCTTTTTTAATGCATGTGTTATGGACTCAATAAGATAATTTTTGTTAATCTTTAAACCGTCTATGGATGTACAAATATTAATTTCAGGAGAATT
This genomic stretch from Candidatus Nitrosocosmicus arcticus harbors:
- the htpX gene encoding zinc metalloprotease HtpX; its protein translation is MESWKKRDTGITVRIVICLSILAFLYIVFITVLAYFGLGFFPIVLISAVFILGQWFFSDRLVLWSTGAKIVTKEQYGSLHSMVENIVSNNNLPKPKIAVVNNRIPNAFATGKGHRSSVVAVTTGLLEILEPDELEGVLAHELTHIKNRDVMVITLASLFSTIAWQMMQFGFFGGIYGAGRDRNNGSSIIIIILVSLITWIVSFLIIRAISRYREYSADRGAAQMTRKPASLANALLKISGTMHKVPPRELKHIEGYNAFFIIPAISGDALTRLFSTHPPIEKRVQKLLDMESSMRRY
- a CDS encoding DJ-1/PfpI family protein; amino-acid sequence: MKNKGGVIMHLDMLSTTEKKNSSVKTVGILIFNDVEVLDVAGPFEVFSMTRLDEDKRYETTSPFRVVLLSEKKTPVIAIGGLKLIPDFTFDDCPDLDLFVIPGGWGTRREVNNSVLIQEISKLSAKSNLTASVCTGSSLIGRAGLLDGKKATTHWRAYNFLRESAPKAQIQKNVVFTIEGPIFTSAGVASGIRLSLYLVSHFFGTHVGKETARFLEFPYPV
- the ahr gene encoding NADPH-dependent aldehyde reductase Ahr encodes the protein MKVQAFAATKPGSKLKPFEYELGPLKPDEVDIDIEYCGICHSDLHMLKNEWGITKYPFVPGHEIIGKISAVGKMVTHLKTGQRVGVGWRSRSCQTCEQCLSGYHNRCFTGEDVIVSRHGGFGNKVRCQALWAFPLPDKLDIKTAGPLFCGGITVFSPIIQNGIKATDHVGVVGIGGLGHMALLFLKAWGCEVTAFSTNPKKEKEVRKFGAHHFINSNNLDNLSSLTNKFNLIIVTANVEIDWDAYINTLAPGGRLHIVGAVPQVRATMSPLISHERSIGGSPTGGPAVILSMLGFCTRHQIGPLVEEYPLSKVNEALEHLEAGKARYRIILRNDLT
- a CDS encoding sensor histidine kinase; translated protein: MSIVIFCVSMAPGEYDEKSLPTHGLHLQKNTQILYGAKNAVGKGVEFMKNVKQKMDITFDHKAPSIVIEIPQYYNGYADILKRGGKIRCITEITKENLQYCEELVKTVTELRHMDGLKGGIAINESEYMATTVLQEAQPLTEVIYSNVDAVVAQGQFIFDTLWKNATVAQKKIKELKEGIKYYETKLITESSDSLIETELGRIVRNSPEINICTSIDGLKINKNYLIESITHALKKEGINAHKRIRILVEINRDNLEIIKEFLNLGIQIRHSKDISSIDYTVSNSDLIISVKRTGENDPTDSILYSNDPSYLDHFTNVFEELWKNSKDPERIIKSLEEETELSFIETIDDPEESVKLIRTLISSAKYEILGILPNFNSFLRQVESGMMEFMKNIAQSKKNVNIRILIVEETDNEMQHKILTLFDKFNGNIPGSSNSGGVPMEFQFKDVENFKLKILNSRLFTEIGFLIVDKNKSLIIESKNIPSIDMVESIGLSSYSNSHRISKSYASIFEALWNQAELYDKLKVQDRLQKEFINIAAHELRNPVQSLLGFSDILMNTKGNIEKYSNFIVTMNQSTKRLARLIDKVLDVTQLENELLILNKENFNLEKLVIEIVREYNNNIHLLNKNQLEILYDSRLNGCNNINPESNRNYGFVFADRTRIIQVIMNILENAVEFTERGTITLRLNENMATHEIRLTISDSGSGIDPEILPNLFTKFVSKSRKGTGLGLYISKKIIEAHKGMIWAKNCYDRNNKIEGSEFTLILPSKGN